In Aphelocoma coerulescens isolate FSJ_1873_10779 chromosome 3, UR_Acoe_1.0, whole genome shotgun sequence, a single window of DNA contains:
- the LOC138108034 gene encoding uncharacterized protein → MINGTTHRKATQISVSTTSTDKHREICSYASEADCWYNFTLVQTVEVVCLWGQGSNGLSFKFQINAMARPTMTYSGNQIRTQVTPLKSEPKVYEIGPYVVRNTGQQLLLFNPEWSLKRVELLMQINISEIQPACSPLIQTSLEGWTAWLQKQTPLKGRMRRDLSGMLGTGLGVINGIDSEILMNKLATATSDLTKLKQPLQSSLLALGNSQWQVSKILPDLAKISNLDHELILNTLGTAQDNVSLAFSCIQAQLWMQSTASLIIREGNEGVFPIEIREAVWNNATKLERKLQSWWTLVNFTYDPMTNIATAFVLTIRNATVYVIHPIVALGLNHKGTVFYPSEHRVWARMVREKWQTVNLESCITREQQGFICESNTLDARDICLDTEQGICHFEIHPDTSPKTVLVYVGQGCVCLRTTCTSMMIDDNVINVTARNHSNFCICNFAKIVGCDFSYLAPVVSHQLIRSNYTVYHKLLPTPIGMNLTLVKQLVKHQDLMEILKEIQRNGEKTLVTVHYDTQEISRILQRVRQDASHNWWDSLFGWSPTATGILNTLCHPIIVLLTLVSTCLALSIALLIWNYRVLKRLSVLTTLSNAHGKTLRDAYQKIH, encoded by the coding sequence ATGATTAACGGGACTACTCACAGAAAAGCGACCCAAATCAGTGTCTCAACTACTTCTACAGACAAACACCGTGAAATCTGTAGTTACGCAAGTGAAGCAGACTGttggtataattttacattagtacAGACTGTGGAAGTGGTTTGTCTTTGGGGCCAAGGCAGTAATGGactctcattcaaattccagataaatgccATGGCTAGGCCCACTATGACCTACTCTGGCAATCAGATCCGAACCCAGGTCACACCACTTAAATCTGAGCCAAAGGTTTATGAGATTGGCCCTTATGTAGTGAGGAACACAGGCCAACAATTACTGCTGTTTAACCCAGAATGGTCTCTTAAGCGTGTAGaactactaatgcaaattaacatttctgaaatccaaccagcctgctcccctttaattcaaacatcccttgaagggtggacagcctggctgcagaagcAAACCCCCCTCAAGGGCAGAATGCGGAGAGACCTGAGTGGCATGCTAGGAACAGGGCTGGGAGTTATAAATGGAAttgattcagagatactgatgaataAACTGGCCACGGCAACCAGTgacctgaccaaattaaaacagcccctacaatcttccctattagcattaggaaacagccagtggcaagtctcaaaaatactcccagaccTTGCAAAAATCAGCAACCTGGATCACGaactgatattaaacacacttggcacagctcaggacaATGTCTCATTAGCCTTTAGCTGCATACAAgctcaattatggatgcagtccaCAGCTTCCTTAATCATAAGAGAGGGTAATGAAGGTGTATTTCCTATTGAGATCCGAGAGGCTGTTTGGAACAATGCtactaaattagaaagaaagctccaatcctggtggaccttGGTAAATTTCACCTATGACCCAATGACTAACATAGCTACTGCCTTTGTGCTTACGATACGGAATGCcacagtttatgtaattcatcctATTGTCGCATTGGGATTAAACCATAAAGGGACAGTTTTCTACCCCTCTGAACATAGAGTATGGGCTCGGATGGTaagagaaaaatggcaaacagTGAATTTAGAATCTTGTATTACACGGgaacaacaaggatttatctgtgaaagtaatacacTTGATGCCAGAGACATATGTCTTGATACAGAACAAGGCATATGTCACTTTGAGATCCACCCAGACACTTCACCGAAAACTGTACTCGTATATGTTGGgcaaggctgtgtgtgcttaagaaCTACCTGCACTTCAATGATGATAGATGACAATGTTATAAATGTAACTGCCAGGAatcactctaatttttgtatttgtaattttgccAAGATTGTTGGGTGTGACTTTTCGTATTTAGCACCAGTCGTATCTCATCAATTAATAAGGTCTAACTATACCGTTTACCATAAATTGCTACCCACACCTATTGGGATGAACCTAacattagtaaagcaattaGTAAAGCATCAAGACCTCATggaaattttgaaagaaatccaaagaaacggggaaaagaccttagtcactgtccattatgacacacaagaaatcagcagaattttgcaaAGAGTGAGACAAGACGCAAGTCATAACTGGTGGGACTCACTTTTCGGGTGGTCACCTACCGCAACTGGTATCCTAAATACGTTATGTCACCCCATAATTGTCTTATTAACCTTGGTTAGCACCTGTCTTGCGCTGTCTATCGCGTTACTTATTTGGAACTATAGAGTACTAAAAAGACTATCAGTCCTAACTACTTTGTCAAACGCACACGGGAAAACATTAAGAGATGCCTACCAAAAAATTCATTAG